The sequence GCTCTCTGTAGACGCACTCAACGGTCCAGAGCCATCAGTCCTGAAGTCCAGGTGTTGGCTGCTTTGGGCTTTTACACATCTGGCTCCTTTCAGACATTGATGGGAGATACTATAGGGATCAGCCAGGCTTCAATGTCAAGATGTGTGTCCAATGTGACCAGAGCCCTGGTGGAGAAAGCTCctcatttcatcacatttaaGAAGTATTGGAAATAAATTACGTGtttacaaatgacaaaatgtgaaattatacTGTGAAATTGAGTTTCATTGGAATTATAGAAAGACTAGGAAAATGCATAATAACAGCAAGAGCAATGTTTTCCAGAGATCCCCCAAGCAGAGACCAGTCCTTCCAGGAGTTTCAGAGAGTTGCAGGATTCCCAGGAGTTCTGGGCGTGCTGGACTGTGTTCAggtttattatattatataatgttATGTGCTCATTTCAGATCACTGTGTAGGCAGGTGGCAGCCTAACTGAtccctctgttttcttctcGTCTAGGTTGCCATTAAAGCTCCAAACAGTGAGGATTCATCGTATGTGAATAAGAAGGGATTTCACTCTGTGGGCTGTCAGCTGGTTTGTGATGCCCGGGGACTGTTACTCAGTGTAGAAACCCACTGGCCAGGTGGACTCAAGGACACTGACATTCTAGAAAGATCTGTCCTCCACAAACAGCTTCAGGGCACAGAGGAGGGCTGGCTGCTGGGTGAGACactggttttaaaaataaagtcagaaaagaacccaacaaacagcagatgttacagtgttttttctgttttttaggtGACTGCCGCTACCCTCTAAGAAAGTGGTTGATGACCCCGGTTGACTCTCCAGAGTCCCCCGCAGAGTTTCAATATAACCTGGCCCACACCGCTACACATGAGATAGTGGACAGGACCTTCAGAGCCATTCAGACCAGATTCAAATGTTTGGACGGCACCAAAGGATACCTACAGGCATGCTATTCTACTTTACATTATTCAGTCCTATGCTATTGTATTGTACTATAATCTTCTGTTATCTATTCTTCTGCATCACACAACATTGAAAACTACACAGACCAGCATCACACTGAGTGCCATGTCCATTTTTTAAGGCATTTATTGTCACCTCTTACCATGTGCAGTACTCCCCAGAGAAGAGTTCGTCCATCCTGCTGGCCTGCTGTGTCCTCCACAACGCCTCCCTGCAGTCTGGAATTAACGCCTGGACTCTGGAGAGGACTGACCCTCTGGAGCAGCCTGAGAGCCTGGAACAGAGAGCTGAAGACCGCGATAGCCAGGCAGAGAACCTTCGAAAACAGCTCATACTCAAACACTTCAGCTAAATGTGGCAGGACTCTGGAGTTCATTTTAAAGCAGATAAAGACTAAATTAAGACCTGGACCAGAGaaaatttaagtttgtttttttaacaaatgaaagagtCTTAAGTTAAAGCAAGAAAGTCCACAGAGACAATATTGCTGATGcagttttttaatattttgctgGTTTCTACTCTACTGACTACACTAAGATAACATAGTTATATACTATATGGAAGAACATGCAGGACGCTATACAACAATCCAAGACAACATTATATccaaacacatttcaaataaCTGAACCCCTGGGGAAGTGCTGGATTACTCTATCTTGACATTCAAACTTTCTCTAATTATTCACGGAGAGGTTAGAATATTCAAGCACCTCCTGGTGTTTTACAATTATTCAAACTGTGTGCAGCTACTGTGTTGTCCAGGTTTCTTTACAAGTGGAAAGAGTGTTTTTTAATCCCTCCCCAGTTTGTTCCccaaaaatcaatttatttcCTTTCCCACGTGATTCCACAGGTTAAAATCTTGGACTATgtcac is a genomic window of Mastacembelus armatus chromosome 2, fMasArm1.2, whole genome shotgun sequence containing:
- the harbi1 gene encoding putative nuclease HARBI1, yielding MAIPIAILDCDLLLHGRGHKTLDRFDLDSVSDDFLITQFGFPREFILYLVELLREALCRRTQRSRAISPEVQVLAALGFYTSGSFQTLMGDTIGISQASMSRCVSNVTRALVEKAPHFITFKKDPPSRDQSFQEFQRVAGFPGVLGVLDCVQVAIKAPNSEDSSYVNKKGFHSVGCQLVCDARGLLLSVETHWPGGLKDTDILERSVLHKQLQGTEEGWLLGDCRYPLRKWLMTPVDSPESPAEFQYNLAHTATHEIVDRTFRAIQTRFKCLDGTKGYLQYSPEKSSSILLACCVLHNASLQSGINAWTLERTDPLEQPESLEQRAEDRDSQAENLRKQLILKHFS